A stretch of the Desulfovibrio sp. Huiquan2017 genome encodes the following:
- a CDS encoding sulfite exporter TauE/SafE family protein, producing MYFQTADIEVALWIPPFVAFVISFFTSMGGVSGAFLLLPFQMSFIGYTNPSVSATNQVFNVVAIPSGVYRYWREGRMVWPLTWIVVLGTLPGVFIGAMVRVHYLPDPKHFKLFTACVLLYIGFKMVRDVLGNSNGGAKRESEARFREMVKRNTSPKGAAPAPATTVTCFNLKRLGFTFYGEAYDVSFWGIFLLSFIVGIVGGIYGIGGGSIIAPFFITFFELPVYIVAGAALMGTFVTSVAGVAFYQAIAPFYPNLSVAPDWLLGILFGAGGMAGMYLGARCQKFVPAKAIKWMLSGVMVFTAIKYILNFFGY from the coding sequence ATGTACTTCCAAACTGCTGATATCGAAGTCGCGCTCTGGATTCCACCTTTTGTGGCGTTCGTCATTTCTTTTTTCACCTCAATGGGCGGCGTTTCCGGTGCCTTTCTGCTCTTGCCGTTTCAGATGTCCTTCATCGGGTATACGAATCCATCCGTCAGCGCCACCAACCAGGTGTTCAATGTCGTTGCCATCCCAAGCGGAGTATATCGTTACTGGCGCGAGGGGCGAATGGTGTGGCCGCTGACATGGATCGTCGTCCTCGGCACGCTGCCAGGTGTCTTTATCGGCGCCATGGTCAGGGTGCATTATTTGCCGGACCCGAAGCATTTCAAGCTGTTTACCGCCTGTGTGCTCCTATATATCGGGTTTAAAATGGTGAGGGACGTGCTGGGGAACTCAAATGGCGGGGCCAAGAGGGAAAGCGAAGCACGCTTTCGGGAAATGGTCAAACGAAACACTAGTCCGAAGGGGGCGGCGCCCGCGCCCGCCACGACAGTCACTTGTTTCAATCTAAAGCGACTCGGGTTCACGTTCTACGGGGAAGCCTATGACGTTTCATTCTGGGGAATTTTTCTTCTCAGTTTCATTGTCGGCATAGTGGGGGGGATTTACGGGATAGGAGGGGGATCAATAATCGCCCCGTTCTTTATTACTTTTTTCGAGCTTCCAGTCTATATCGTCGCAGGTGCCGCACTGATGGGAACCTTTGTCACATCGGTTGCAGGCGTCGCTTTTTACCAAGCCATCGCACCTTTCTACCCAAACCTTTCCGTGGCTCCCGACTGGCTGTTGGGAATACTGTTCGGAGCGGGAGGAATGGCGGGGATGTATCTTGGGGCTCGATGCCAAAAGTTTGTGCCAGCCAAGGCCATCAAGTGGATGCTGTCTGGCGTCATGGTGTTTACTGCGATCAAATACATTCTAAACTTTTTTGGATATTGA